One window of Triticum dicoccoides isolate Atlit2015 ecotype Zavitan chromosome 5A, WEW_v2.0, whole genome shotgun sequence genomic DNA carries:
- the LOC119303391 gene encoding uncharacterized protein LOC119303391: protein MPTIHPMHLSLPLAYLQSIACRRWKTCVASWQSGAAHMKPRRCVSTTLGERRGATPKLHRQLGISTLQPDTTSGGWFAATSGPYYYDQRGGCAVKMDDGCGDFCAETHDSLCYNRPAILLEPASIFLLDTSVQTDAHGEPKPEHGDELEPASLLCCNEPQATMISRAKSWNGRPFLLGWAPKFAGTGVPGCCIVRRTGELRCWRAGTGAQFCWSRHLDMLEPCEGRRRLNG, encoded by the exons ATGCCCACCATTCATCCCATGCACCTCTCTCTCCCCCTGGCCTACCTTCAATCAATAGCTTGCCGGCGATGGAAGACGTGTGTGGCGAGCTGGCAATCCGGGGCTGCACACATGAAGCCGCGGAGGTGCGTGAGCACGACTCTCGGCGAGCGAAGAGGCGCGACGCCAAAGCTACATCGGCAACTTGGTATTTCCACTTTGCAACCTGATACGACGAGTGGAGGGTGGTTTGCTGCAACCAGTGGCCCCTACTACTACGACCAACGAGGTGGCTGTGCCGTGAAGATGGACGACGGATGCGGCGATTTTTGTGCTGAAACCCACGATAGCCTCTGCTACAACCGGCCAGccattttgctggaaccagcatcG ATCTTTTTGCTAGATACTTCAGTGCAAACCGACGCCCACGGCGAGCCAAAACCAGAGCATGGTGATGAGCTGGAACCGGCGAGCTTGCTTTGCTGCAatgagccgcaagctactatgatcAGCAGGGCGAAGAGCTGGAACGGGCGTCCATTTTTGCTGGGATGGGCGCCCAAATTTGCTGGAACAGGAGTCCCGGGTTGCTGCATCGTTCGCCGCACAGGGGAGCTACGATGTTGGCGAGCTGGAACCGGCGCCCAATTTTGCTGGAGCCGGCATCTCGACATGCTGGAACCGTGTGAAGGCAGGCGGCGGCTGAATGGCTGA